Part of the uncultured Cohaesibacter sp. genome is shown below.
TACGGCGACGGTGATCGGGGCGATCCTGATGTATGAAATCGTCAAGCGTATCAAGATCGGCACCTTCCTCTATGTCCGGCCTAACTGGGCGAGGCTGCAACCCCGCCGCAAACAGGTTGCTGTTCCGGCCGAATAGGCGGCTTGGCAAGAAGCAGGACCGGCATCATCGTGAGACAGGCTCCCCGGTTGTCACCATCAACCCGGGAGCCTTTTCTTTTGCCCTTTCCTTTGCCCCTTTGCTTGCGCTAAGGTCGGTTGGAATTATGATCATGGTTTGTTCGCATTCCTCCGCGGGGAGGGACGCGTCGACCAGGCGGCATCGCACAGAAGCATGAGGGAATGGTATCGATGGCTGAAAAACCGCATCTCTTTTTGATTGACGGCTCCTCCTATATATTCCGCGCCTATCATGCCCTGCCGCCGCTGACGCGCAAGAGCGACGGTCTGCCGGTTGGTGCGGTGGCCGGTTTCTGCAATATGCTCTGGAAGCTGATTGCCGACGGTGATCAGGGCATCGTTGGCGTGACCCCGACCCATGTGGCGGTGATTTTCGACGCCAAGGGCGACACCTTCCGCAACAAGATCTACGATCAGTACAAGGCCCAGCGCCCGCCTGCTCCGGAAGATCTGGTGCCCCAGTTCGGGCTTATCCGCGATGCCGTGCGAGCCTTCAACATTGCTTGCATCGAGCTTGAAGGCTATGAGGCCGATGACATCATCGCCACCTATTCCGAGCAGGCTTTGGCCGAGGGTGCCGACGTGACCATCATTGGCTCGGACAAGGACCTGATGCAACTCGTCCGTCCCGGTGTGATAATGGTCGACACCATGAAGAACAAGCGGATCGGCGCAGACGAGGTGGTCGAGAAATTCGGCGTCATGCCGGACAAGGTGGTCGAAGTACAGGCACTCGCCGGCGACTCCGTCGACAACGTGCCCGGCGTGCCGGGCATCGGTATCAAGACAGCCGCCCAGCTCATCAACGAATTCGGTGATCTGGAAACCCTGTTGGCTAAGGCCGAAAGCATCAAGCAGAAGAAGCGCCGCGAAAATCTGATCGAATTTGCCGAACAGGCCCGTATTTCCAAGGAACTCGTGTTCCTCAAGCGCGATGTGCCACTGCCGCTGGGCCTCGATGCTTTGGCCTGCTGCGATCTGGAAGGACCCAAGCTGGTCTCCTTCCTGAAGGCCATGGAATTCACCACGCTCACCCGCCGCGTTGCCGAAGCCACGGGAGCCGAGGCCGCCGAGGTAGAACCGGCCAGCCTTGAGGTTGCCGGTTGGGAAGCGGCCGCCCCTGCCACCGCCAGCACGGGTGATGATGCTGTGGACGATGGCAGAGAGCCGACCCCTGCCGATCTTGCGGCAAAGATGGCTGCCGATGTCGCTTCCCTGCCGATTGACAACCAGAGTTATCAGACCGTGCGCACCATGGCGGAGCTGCAGGCCTGGCTTGATGAGGCAAAGCGCATTGGCCAGGTGGCGGTGGATACCGAGACCGACAGCCTTGATGCCATGCAGGCCAATCTCGTCGGCGTTTCGCTGGCAACCGAGCCGGGCAAGGCCTGCTACATTCCGCTTGCCCATATGTCCGGCGAGGGCGACATGTTCGGCGGCGGGCTGGTGGAAGGCCAGATTCCGCTTCAGCAGGCGGTGAAGGCTCTCAAGGGCATGCTGGAAGATCCCTCGATCCTCAAGATCGGCCAGAATCTCAAATATGACACCCTGCTGCTCTCGCGCTACGATATCGAAGTCGCCCCCATCGACGACACCCTGCTGCTGTCCTATGTGCTCGATGCGGGCAAGCATGGCCACGGCATGGATGAGCTTTCCGAGCTGTGGCTTGGCCACAAGCCCATCGCCTTCAAGGACGTGGCTGGCAGTGGCAAGGGCCAGTTGACCTTCGACAAGGTCGAAATCGAAAAGGCCACTCCCTATGCAGCCGAGGATGCGGATGTCACCCTGCGGCTCTGGATGATCCTCAAGCCGCGACTGGCCGCTGATGGCATGACCTCGGTCTATGAACGGCTGGAGCGGCCGCTGCTGCCGGTGCTGCGCCGCATGGAAGCACGCGGAGTATCGGTCGACCGGCAGATCCTTTCGCAGCTGTCCGGCACATTCGCGCAAGGGATGGCCCGGCTGGAGGAGGAAATCCACCAGCTCGCCGGCCAG
Proteins encoded:
- the polA gene encoding DNA polymerase I, translating into MAEKPHLFLIDGSSYIFRAYHALPPLTRKSDGLPVGAVAGFCNMLWKLIADGDQGIVGVTPTHVAVIFDAKGDTFRNKIYDQYKAQRPPAPEDLVPQFGLIRDAVRAFNIACIELEGYEADDIIATYSEQALAEGADVTIIGSDKDLMQLVRPGVIMVDTMKNKRIGADEVVEKFGVMPDKVVEVQALAGDSVDNVPGVPGIGIKTAAQLINEFGDLETLLAKAESIKQKKRRENLIEFAEQARISKELVFLKRDVPLPLGLDALACCDLEGPKLVSFLKAMEFTTLTRRVAEATGAEAAEVEPASLEVAGWEAAAPATASTGDDAVDDGREPTPADLAAKMAADVASLPIDNQSYQTVRTMAELQAWLDEAKRIGQVAVDTETDSLDAMQANLVGVSLATEPGKACYIPLAHMSGEGDMFGGGLVEGQIPLQQAVKALKGMLEDPSILKIGQNLKYDTLLLSRYDIEVAPIDDTLLLSYVLDAGKHGHGMDELSELWLGHKPIAFKDVAGSGKGQLTFDKVEIEKATPYAAEDADVTLRLWMILKPRLAADGMTSVYERLERPLLPVLRRMEARGVSVDRQILSQLSGTFAQGMARLEEEIHQLAGQTFNIGSPKQLGDILFGEMGLPGGKKTKTGAWSTSASVLEDLAAEGHELPRRVVEWRQLSKLKSTYTDALPTFINPETRRVHTSYSLAATSTGRLSSSDPNLQNIPVRTEEGRKIRTAFIAEAGNKLVSADYSQIELRVLAHMADIPQLRKAFEDGLDIHAMTASEMFHVPLAEMDAATRRRAKAINFGIIYGISAFGLANQLGISRTEAKDYIDTYFERFPGIRDYMEATKKSAREQGYVETIFGRKIHYPEINSKNPNMKAFQERAAINAPIQGSAADIIRRAMVRMEDALSEAGSSARMLLQVHDELIFEVPEVEVDDTIKVVRTIMEGASMPALQLRVPLKVDANAADNWDEAH